Proteins encoded together in one Lathamus discolor isolate bLatDis1 chromosome 3, bLatDis1.hap1, whole genome shotgun sequence window:
- the SELENOT gene encoding thioredoxin reductase-like selenoprotein T isoform X1 encodes MRVVLLLLLALAALPGGRSAEQGGLPAKKLRMAYATGPLLKFQICVSUGYRRVFEEYMRVISQRYPDIRIEGENYLPQPIYRHIASFLSVFKLVLIGLIIVGKDPFAFFGMQAPSIWQWGQENKVYACMMVFFLSNMIENQCMSTGAFEITLNGIKWQFPKAARRRPMKACTEDSALLVQTGCFSRSRVVPPEKNLMKELFQCWRVSRSCTVTECNNTV; translated from the exons ATGcgggtggtgctgctgctgctgctggccctggcggCGCTGCCGGGCGGGCGCTCGGCGGAGCAGGGCGGCCTGCCGGCCAAGAAGCTGCGCATGGCCTACGCCACCGGGCCGCTGCTCAAGTTCCAGATCTG TGTCTCCTGAGGCTACAGGCGGGTGTTTGAGGAGTACATGCGGGTTATTAGCCAGCGGTACCCTGACATCCGAATTGAAGGGGAGAACTACCTTCCTCAACCTATATATAG GCACATAGCATCCTTCCTGTCTGTCTTCAAACTAGTATTAATAGGCTTAATAATCGTTGGCAAGGATCCGTTTGCTTTCTTTGGCATGCAAGCTCCAAGCATCTGGCAGTGGGGCCAAGAAAATAAG GTTTATGCTTGTATGATGGTCTTCTTCCTGAGCAACATGATTGAGAACCAGTGTATGTCAACAGGTGCATTTGAAATAACTTTGAATG GCATTAAGTGGCAATTTCCAAAGGCAGCGCGGCGCAGACCCATGAAGGCCTGTACTGAAGACAGCGCGCTGTTAGTACAGACTGGATGCTTCTCTCGCAGCCGCGTTGTGCCTCCTGAGAAAAACTTAATGAAAGAGCTGTTTCAGTGCTGGCGTGTTTCCAGGTCCTGCACAGTCACGGAGTGCAATAATACTGTATAg
- the SELENOT gene encoding thioredoxin reductase-like selenoprotein T isoform X2 has protein sequence MRVVLLLLLALAALPGGRSAEQGGLPAKKLRMAYATGPLLKFQICVSUGYRRVFEEYMRVISQRYPDIRIEGENYLPQPIYRHIASFLSVFKLVLIGLIIVGKDPFAFFGMQAPSIWQWGQENKVYACMMVFFLSNMIENQCMSTGAFEITLNDVPVWSKLESGHLPSMQQLVQILDNEMKLNVHMESMPHHRS, from the exons ATGcgggtggtgctgctgctgctgctggccctggcggCGCTGCCGGGCGGGCGCTCGGCGGAGCAGGGCGGCCTGCCGGCCAAGAAGCTGCGCATGGCCTACGCCACCGGGCCGCTGCTCAAGTTCCAGATCTG TGTCTCCTGAGGCTACAGGCGGGTGTTTGAGGAGTACATGCGGGTTATTAGCCAGCGGTACCCTGACATCCGAATTGAAGGGGAGAACTACCTTCCTCAACCTATATATAG GCACATAGCATCCTTCCTGTCTGTCTTCAAACTAGTATTAATAGGCTTAATAATCGTTGGCAAGGATCCGTTTGCTTTCTTTGGCATGCAAGCTCCAAGCATCTGGCAGTGGGGCCAAGAAAATAAG GTTTATGCTTGTATGATGGTCTTCTTCCTGAGCAACATGATTGAGAACCAGTGTATGTCAACAGGTGCATTTGAAATAACTTTGAATG ATGTTCCGGTGTGGTCTAAGCTAGAGTCTGGCCACCTTCCTTCCATGCAGCAGCTTGTACAAATTCTTGATAACGAAATGAAGCTCAATGTGCACATGGAGTCAATGCCCCATCATCGATCATAG